The Thiohalomonas denitrificans genome contains a region encoding:
- a CDS encoding SHOCT domain-containing protein, whose product MWWDNMHGYGGGFWPGWLLMVLFWILVILGIVAVIKFLLAGTSRNAAIDILKERYARGEISKDDFEKMRRELE is encoded by the coding sequence ATGTGGTGGGATAATATGCACGGTTACGGCGGCGGTTTCTGGCCGGGCTGGCTTTTGATGGTGCTGTTCTGGATCTTGGTGATCCTCGGCATTGTCGCCGTCATCAAATTTCTGTTGGCGGGGACCAGTCGTAACGCCGCCATCGACATCCTCAAAGAGCGCTACGCACGCGGAGAGATCAGCAAGGACGACTTCGAAAAGATGAGACGTGAACTGGAGTAG
- the cysM gene encoding cysteine synthase CysM → MEYATIESLVGNTPLVKLRRLPAGSNGNTILVKLEGDNPAGSVKDRPALSMIRHAEGRGDIRPGDTLIEATSGNTGIALAMVAAVKGYRMILVMPENMSIERRAVMKAYGADIVLVTRAEGMEGARDLADRMQSEGKGKVLDQFSNPDNPVAHYETTGPEIWRDTGGEITHFVSAMGTTGTIMGVSRFLKEQKPQVEVVGVQPVAGASIPGIRRWPPEYLPRIFDASRVDRTMDISQEDAERITHELAAKEGLFCGISSGGAVAAALQLSEQVENATIVTIICDRGDRYLSTGIFPAE, encoded by the coding sequence ATGGAATACGCCACCATCGAATCGCTGGTCGGCAACACACCGCTGGTGAAACTGCGCCGCCTTCCCGCCGGCAGCAACGGCAATACCATACTGGTCAAACTCGAAGGTGATAATCCCGCCGGCTCGGTCAAGGATCGTCCCGCACTGAGCATGATCCGCCATGCGGAAGGGCGCGGTGACATCCGGCCGGGCGATACGCTCATCGAGGCAACCTCGGGCAATACCGGGATAGCGTTGGCGATGGTGGCGGCGGTCAAGGGCTATCGCATGATCCTTGTCATGCCGGAAAACATGAGCATCGAACGCCGGGCGGTCATGAAGGCTTACGGTGCGGACATCGTGCTGGTCACCAGGGCCGAGGGCATGGAGGGAGCCCGTGATCTGGCAGACCGGATGCAGAGTGAAGGCAAAGGCAAAGTCCTCGACCAATTCTCCAACCCTGACAATCCCGTAGCTCACTACGAGACTACCGGCCCCGAAATCTGGCGTGATACCGGTGGTGAAATTACCCACTTCGTCAGTGCCATGGGGACTACAGGCACCATCATGGGTGTCTCCCGATTCCTGAAGGAACAGAAGCCGCAGGTGGAGGTAGTCGGTGTCCAGCCCGTCGCAGGGGCGAGTATCCCCGGCATCCGCCGCTGGCCGCCGGAATACTTGCCGAGGATCTTCGACGCCTCCAGAGTCGACCGCACCATGGATATCTCTCAGGAGGATGCGGAACGCATTACCCACGAGCTCGCCGCGAAAGAGGGCCTCTTCTGCGGGATCTCCTCCGGGGGTGCCGTAGCCGCGGCCCTGCAACTTTCGGAACAGGTGGAGAACGCCACCATCGTCACCATCATCTGCGATCGCGGCGACCGCTATCTCTCAACCGGCATCTTCCCGGCCGAGTGA
- the rlmD gene encoding 23S rRNA (uracil(1939)-C(5))-methyltransferase RlmD — MARRRRKKLPAEPVQATIESMSHDGRGVAHVEDKAVFIDGALPGETVLFLYTDRRRKFDEGTTSEVLEASPHRVEPKCAHFGLCGGCSLQHLDPVEQIHAKQQILLDNFHHLGKVKPDEVLEPLTGPLWGYRRKARLGVKYVIKKEKLLVGFREKHSPYVAELSRCEVLHPSVGERLTDLAELIAGLEAYNRIAQIEVAVDDTRTALVLRNLVELSAADREKLTAFARTNDLCLFLQPKGPDSVTPLWPESIQLHYALPAHGVDYHFEPTDFTQVNSDINQAMVERALELLAPQADERVLDLFCGLGNFTLPIARRAQAVVGIEGDPGLIERARENAERNGIENVTFHTADLMADLAEAPWWGGGFDKVLLDPPRSGAQATLPHIARLGINRLVYVSCNPATLARDAGILVNEYGYRLEKAGVMDMFPHTAHVESIALFTKG; from the coding sequence ATGGCAAGACGCAGACGTAAAAAGCTTCCCGCCGAGCCGGTGCAGGCAACGATCGAGAGCATGTCCCACGACGGGCGTGGTGTCGCCCATGTGGAGGACAAGGCTGTATTCATCGACGGTGCGCTTCCGGGCGAGACGGTGCTGTTCCTCTACACGGACCGCCGTCGCAAGTTCGACGAAGGCACGACCAGCGAAGTCCTCGAGGCATCGCCGCACCGGGTCGAACCCAAATGCGCCCACTTCGGGCTCTGCGGCGGTTGCAGCCTTCAGCATCTCGATCCGGTGGAGCAGATCCATGCCAAGCAACAGATCCTGCTCGACAACTTCCACCACCTGGGAAAAGTGAAACCGGACGAGGTGCTCGAACCGCTCACCGGCCCCTTGTGGGGGTATCGGCGCAAGGCGCGCCTGGGTGTGAAATACGTCATCAAGAAAGAGAAGCTGTTGGTCGGCTTCCGCGAAAAACACAGCCCCTATGTCGCCGAGCTCTCCCGCTGCGAGGTATTGCATCCCAGTGTGGGTGAGCGACTGACCGACCTGGCGGAGCTGATTGCCGGTCTGGAAGCCTACAATCGCATCGCGCAGATCGAGGTGGCGGTGGACGATACCCGGACCGCTCTGGTATTGCGCAATCTCGTTGAGCTCTCTGCAGCGGATCGGGAGAAGCTGACCGCCTTCGCCCGCACCAATGACCTGTGCCTCTTTCTGCAGCCCAAGGGACCCGACAGCGTGACACCCCTGTGGCCCGAGTCGATTCAATTGCACTACGCACTGCCGGCCCACGGGGTGGATTACCACTTTGAGCCCACCGATTTCACCCAGGTAAACAGCGATATCAACCAGGCCATGGTGGAGCGTGCCTTGGAACTGCTGGCGCCGCAGGCGGACGAGCGCGTGCTCGACCTTTTCTGCGGACTGGGCAATTTCACTTTGCCGATTGCCAGGCGGGCACAGGCAGTGGTCGGTATCGAGGGGGATCCCGGGCTGATCGAACGGGCCCGAGAGAACGCCGAGCGCAACGGAATAGAAAACGTGACCTTTCACACCGCCGATCTCATGGCGGACCTAGCTGAGGCGCCCTGGTGGGGAGGAGGCTTCGACAAGGTCCTGCTGGACCCACCGCGCAGCGGTGCCCAGGCAACCCTTCCGCATATCGCCCGACTCGGGATAAATCGCCTGGTCTACGTCTCCTGCAACCCGGCTACGCTGGCCCGGGATGCCGGCATTCTGGTCAACGAGTACGGCTATCGGTTGGAGAAGGCCGGGGTCATGGACATGTTCCCGCACACCGCCCATGTGGAGTCCATCGCGCTGTTTACGAAGGGCTGA
- a CDS encoding VWA domain-containing protein produces MPAVTEAAVDMRVNAQADPVEVHATVTDADGNFVTDLNEADFQIVENGTSMPITSFRQPAITSEQDDVALSVVFVIDNSGSLDALNRQVEDSVVSFVRNMQLGDYVGLVKFRTEIVTTDFTMVDPSNTTAIEEAIYQQLNPDESTSPIFDAMMEALTMAENGPVGVNGPKAIVLLSDGYDHYSDTELPELLGAIDSSGIPVFTIGFGSNVETDTMTQIAQEGGTDYVAADDGQALEAVQLEMAKLLQNGYLLTYQSAVAPDECSAVELSLSVTGQPSQETTFDRCGSNNFAPHIQTVKQKSFELGEPVSLAIDASDPEGDPLEFSAEGLPPGLSINTRTGVISGTPTTVGNYDVQVAVTDGQATSRIAFTTDILEAGTTSGSGGGGSFGPSGLALLLLLWGLSIVATRKRSV; encoded by the coding sequence ATGCCGGCTGTGACCGAGGCGGCGGTGGACATGCGGGTCAATGCTCAGGCCGATCCTGTCGAAGTGCATGCAACGGTAACGGACGCAGATGGCAATTTTGTAACCGACTTGAATGAAGCCGATTTTCAAATCGTCGAAAACGGAACGTCGATGCCGATAACAAGCTTCCGGCAGCCGGCCATCACAAGTGAACAGGATGACGTGGCGCTCTCGGTGGTATTTGTCATCGACAACAGCGGTAGCCTGGATGCTCTCAACAGGCAGGTCGAAGATTCGGTGGTCAGTTTCGTAAGGAACATGCAACTCGGCGACTATGTCGGGCTGGTGAAGTTTCGCACGGAAATCGTCACCACCGATTTCACAATGGTGGATCCCTCGAATACGACAGCCATCGAGGAGGCCATCTATCAGCAGCTGAACCCGGATGAATCAACGTCTCCGATCTTCGATGCCATGATGGAGGCACTCACGATGGCAGAGAACGGCCCGGTGGGTGTCAATGGCCCGAAGGCCATCGTACTGCTGTCGGACGGATACGACCATTATTCCGATACGGAACTCCCGGAACTCCTCGGGGCCATTGATTCAAGCGGCATACCCGTCTTCACCATCGGTTTCGGCTCGAACGTAGAGACCGACACCATGACGCAAATCGCACAGGAGGGTGGTACTGATTACGTCGCGGCCGATGATGGGCAGGCATTGGAGGCCGTACAACTGGAAATGGCCAAACTACTCCAGAATGGCTATTTGCTGACCTATCAATCCGCTGTCGCTCCTGATGAATGTAGCGCGGTCGAGTTGTCGCTGAGCGTTACAGGCCAGCCATCCCAGGAAACAACCTTCGACCGCTGCGGAAGCAATAACTTCGCTCCCCATATTCAAACGGTGAAGCAAAAGAGTTTCGAGCTTGGAGAGCCGGTCTCACTGGCCATCGACGCATCCGATCCCGAAGGTGATCCGCTGGAGTTCAGTGCGGAGGGACTTCCTCCCGGTCTTTCCATTAATACCCGGACGGGAGTTATCTCGGGTACGCCGACTACAGTCGGAAACTACGATGTCCAGGTCGCAGTGACTGACGGCCAGGCGACCAGCCGGATCGCATTCACCACGGACATTCTAGAGGCAGGGACGACCAGTGGTAGCGGCGGTGGTGGCTCGTTTGGCCCATCCGGCCTGGCTCTACTTTTACTGCTGTGGGGTCTATCCATCGTCGCAACCAGAAAGCGCTCCGTGTAG
- a CDS encoding DUF2249 domain-containing protein: MANQPHLHLRPDQLYPFDARGIAKRFRHAAIFGALDALVPGETMRFVNDHDPLPLLDQLRQRYGEAVSINYVQREPGQIVIDFVREA; encoded by the coding sequence ATGGCTAATCAACCCCACCTCCACCTGCGACCGGATCAGCTCTACCCGTTTGATGCGCGCGGTATCGCCAAGCGTTTCCGCCATGCCGCCATTTTCGGGGCGTTGGATGCGCTCGTGCCGGGTGAAACGATGCGGTTCGTGAATGATCACGACCCGTTGCCGCTGCTGGATCAGCTTCGCCAGCGCTACGGTGAGGCGGTTTCCATCAACTATGTCCAGCGTGAACCCGGGCAGATCGTGATCGATTTCGTTCGCGAGGCATAA
- a CDS encoding copper resistance protein B has translation MTRLAGALLLFPFLSVAADQERDKEGWPSPVHDDIAVGSVLFDRLEYAWGDNEDTLDWEIQGWYGGDYHRLWVKAEGEDVRSGGDGGEAELELLYGRMISPFWDLQAGIGQQHIYGPGPDHDRTYATVGLQGLAPYYFEMDPSLQVSEEGDASASLEAEYELLFTQRLILQPRFSTAYAFDEVEEFGIGEGFNFVQAGLRLRYEFTRKLAPYIGVSWRRALGDTADLMEAEGEDDEHTSLVAGIRMWF, from the coding sequence ATGACAAGACTCGCAGGGGCTCTGCTGCTGTTTCCGTTTTTGAGCGTCGCTGCCGATCAGGAGCGCGATAAAGAGGGATGGCCCTCCCCGGTTCATGACGATATCGCAGTTGGTTCGGTCCTTTTCGATCGTCTCGAATACGCCTGGGGTGACAACGAGGATACGCTCGACTGGGAAATTCAGGGCTGGTATGGCGGTGACTACCACCGGTTGTGGGTCAAAGCGGAAGGCGAAGATGTTCGTTCCGGGGGTGATGGCGGTGAGGCGGAGCTCGAACTCCTCTACGGCCGCATGATCTCTCCATTCTGGGATCTGCAGGCCGGCATCGGACAGCAGCACATCTACGGTCCGGGACCGGATCACGACCGCACCTATGCAACCGTCGGGCTCCAGGGGTTGGCACCCTACTACTTCGAGATGGACCCCTCTCTGCAGGTCAGCGAAGAGGGCGATGCTTCGGCCAGTCTCGAAGCCGAATATGAGCTGCTGTTTACCCAGCGACTGATCCTGCAGCCACGCTTCTCCACTGCCTATGCATTCGATGAAGTGGAAGAGTTCGGGATCGGGGAAGGATTCAATTTCGTGCAGGCGGGACTGCGCTTGCGTTACGAGTTTACGCGGAAGTTAGCGCCCTACATCGGTGTATCATGGCGGCGGGCATTGGGTGACACCGCAGACCTGATGGAAGCCGAAGGCGAGGATGACGAACACACCTCGCTGGTCGCCGGCATCCGGATGTGGTTTTAA
- a CDS encoding copper-translocating P-type ATPase yields MQHAGHSGPAGKQDKHTDHQQQQGGHQAHHAAMIADYRRRFWFSLALTVPILALSPMIRSFLGLEDLLRFPGDALVLFLLATGVYFYGGWPFLRGLYDDLSRREPGMMTLIGLAITVAYGYSSAVVFGLEGEVFFWELATLIDVMLIGHWVEMRSVMGASGALEALVRLLPTEAHRLREDGSVEEVSASDLAVGDKILVKPGEKVPTDGVIAKGESSFDESMLTGESVPVYKDEGTQVIGGSVNGENSVTVEIRKTGRDTYLSQVIDMVQQAQSSRSRSQNLADRAGGWLTYIAISAGLLTLFTWLTFGADFEFSLERMVTVMVITCPHALGLAVPLVVAMSTSMGASNGLLIRNRAAFEQSRDLGAVVFDKTGTLTEGHFGVRETTAFGDWDETEVLRIAAALESQSEHPIARGVTDAATKKDLKLASVSHFHNLTGRGAEAEIEGRRVRVVSPGYAREEGFRVDEEVISRLSEGGNTVILLIVADEVAGAIALADVVRASSKAAVTRLKAMGIQCIMLTGDTEAVARSVAAELGLDDYFAGVLPDQKAAKIREVKQRGLRVAMVGDGVNDAPALVESDLGIAIGAGTDVAIESADVVLVKNDPEKVAAILALSRATYRKMLQNLGWATGYNVVAIPLAAGVAAGAGIILSPAIGAALMSVSTVIVAVNARLLKRTDILRSTA; encoded by the coding sequence ATGCAGCACGCCGGCCATTCCGGCCCAGCGGGGAAGCAGGACAAACATACCGATCACCAGCAGCAACAGGGCGGACATCAGGCACACCATGCCGCCATGATCGCCGATTACCGGCGGCGGTTCTGGTTCTCTCTGGCGCTGACCGTGCCGATCCTGGCGCTATCGCCGATGATACGGTCGTTTCTCGGCCTTGAGGACCTGCTCCGCTTTCCAGGAGACGCACTGGTTCTGTTCCTGCTCGCCACCGGCGTTTACTTCTATGGCGGATGGCCATTCCTACGCGGGCTCTACGATGACCTGAGCCGGCGCGAGCCGGGAATGATGACCCTGATCGGGCTGGCCATCACAGTCGCCTATGGCTACTCCAGCGCCGTTGTCTTCGGTCTGGAGGGTGAGGTCTTCTTCTGGGAACTGGCGACGCTCATCGACGTCATGCTCATTGGCCACTGGGTGGAAATGCGTTCGGTAATGGGGGCCTCGGGTGCCCTGGAGGCCCTGGTCAGACTGTTGCCCACCGAGGCTCATCGCCTCAGGGAAGATGGCAGCGTAGAGGAGGTTTCAGCATCGGATCTGGCCGTTGGAGACAAGATCCTGGTCAAGCCGGGGGAGAAGGTCCCCACCGATGGCGTGATTGCAAAAGGCGAGAGCAGCTTTGACGAATCGATGCTCACCGGCGAATCGGTACCGGTTTACAAGGATGAAGGAACACAGGTAATCGGCGGCTCGGTGAACGGCGAGAACAGTGTCACCGTCGAGATCCGGAAGACCGGCCGCGACACCTATCTCTCGCAGGTCATCGATATGGTTCAACAGGCCCAGAGTTCACGCTCGCGCAGCCAGAACCTGGCAGACCGTGCCGGTGGATGGTTGACCTATATTGCGATCAGCGCCGGCTTGCTGACGCTGTTCACCTGGCTGACATTCGGTGCCGATTTCGAGTTCTCCCTGGAACGCATGGTGACCGTGATGGTGATCACCTGCCCTCACGCGCTTGGTCTGGCCGTTCCCCTGGTGGTGGCGATGAGTACCAGCATGGGCGCATCGAACGGGCTTCTGATCCGCAATCGGGCCGCCTTCGAACAGTCGCGGGACCTCGGCGCTGTGGTATTCGACAAGACCGGCACTCTCACCGAAGGCCATTTCGGTGTGCGTGAAACCACTGCCTTTGGAGACTGGGACGAAACCGAGGTCCTGCGCATAGCCGCTGCTCTGGAAAGCCAGTCGGAACATCCTATCGCCCGTGGCGTCACCGACGCCGCCACGAAAAAGGACCTCAAGCTGGCGAGCGTCAGCCATTTCCACAACCTGACCGGGCGGGGCGCTGAAGCCGAGATCGAGGGGCGCCGGGTTCGAGTGGTCAGTCCGGGTTACGCTCGAGAGGAGGGATTCCGCGTGGATGAGGAGGTTATCAGCCGCCTGTCGGAGGGCGGCAATACGGTCATTCTCCTCATCGTGGCGGACGAAGTCGCCGGGGCCATCGCCTTGGCAGACGTCGTCCGGGCTTCCTCCAAAGCGGCCGTAACCCGGCTAAAGGCCATGGGAATACAGTGCATCATGCTAACCGGCGATACGGAAGCCGTAGCCCGCAGTGTTGCTGCCGAGCTGGGACTCGATGACTACTTTGCGGGCGTATTGCCGGATCAGAAAGCCGCCAAAATTCGCGAAGTAAAGCAGCGGGGACTGCGGGTCGCGATGGTGGGCGATGGCGTCAATGATGCCCCTGCCCTGGTGGAATCGGATCTCGGCATCGCCATCGGCGCCGGGACCGATGTGGCCATCGAATCGGCCGACGTCGTTCTGGTGAAGAACGATCCCGAAAAAGTGGCAGCAATCCTGGCGCTTTCACGTGCCACCTACCGGAAAATGCTGCAGAACCTGGGCTGGGCGACCGGCTATAACGTCGTGGCCATTCCACTGGCGGCCGGGGTTGCGGCCGGTGCGGGGATCATTCTTTCACCGGCGATCGGTGCGGCCTTGATGTCCGTCTCCACCGTCATTGTCGCGGTCAATGCCCGCTTGCTGAAGCGGACGGATATTCTCCGGTCCACCGCATGA
- a CDS encoding copper resistance system multicopper oxidase — MQNKGFSRRNFLKSAVSVGVLAGLNGWIPAYASQREGLDPTSGLGHDGAVDLAIERTTGRIAGERAQPITINGTTPGPLIRLKEGTIATLRVTNLLDEATSIHWHGILLPFQMDGVPGVSFPGIPAGETFTYRYPLNQSGTYWYHSHSGLQEQLGHYGPLVIDPAEPEPFEYDRDYVVMLSDWTFEDPMEVLKNLKKAEGYYNYQKRTVADFFRDVEEKGWGPTMRDRRMWGNMRMSPTDIADVTGSTYTFLLNGMAPEENWTALFNPGEKVRLRFINGSAMSYFDVRIPGLKMTVVQADGQNTQPVPVDEFRIGIAETYDVIVEPDEDRAYTLFAESMNRSGFARGTLSTRDGDSAAIPKRRPAPVRGMDSMGMDMDMDMDMDMEGSGSMDNMDSSGSMASMEESGQSMDMNMDMGNSMEEMNPSKNMASMENQGESMNMDGPAVEEGQANQHAAMDGMVGDSSRSVEHGPNNHGPGAAMVAMNPRSRLDEPGVGLESTDSHRVLVYSDLKSLHPWPDQRKPGREIELHLTGNMERYMWSFDGKKFSEVKGPVRFHHGERLRLTLVNDTMMDHPIHLHGMWMELDTGAGPLKPRKHTISVKPGEKVSAQITADAPGDWAFHCHLLYHMKAGMFRVVSVA; from the coding sequence ATGCAGAACAAAGGGTTTTCTCGCCGCAATTTTCTGAAAAGTGCGGTAAGCGTTGGCGTCCTGGCGGGGCTTAACGGTTGGATTCCGGCCTATGCCTCGCAACGCGAGGGGTTGGACCCAACCAGCGGTCTGGGACACGATGGTGCGGTGGATCTTGCCATCGAACGCACCACCGGCCGCATCGCCGGAGAACGGGCACAACCGATAACCATTAACGGCACTACGCCCGGACCTCTGATTCGACTGAAAGAGGGTACGATCGCAACCCTGCGCGTTACCAACCTGCTGGATGAGGCAACTTCGATCCATTGGCATGGAATTCTTCTGCCGTTTCAGATGGATGGTGTACCCGGCGTCAGCTTTCCGGGAATCCCGGCCGGTGAAACCTTCACCTACCGTTATCCGCTGAACCAGAGCGGCACATACTGGTACCACAGCCATTCCGGACTGCAGGAGCAGTTGGGGCATTACGGCCCGTTGGTCATTGATCCGGCAGAACCGGAGCCTTTCGAATATGATCGCGACTATGTGGTAATGCTCTCGGACTGGACCTTCGAGGATCCAATGGAGGTCCTGAAGAACCTCAAGAAGGCGGAAGGCTACTACAACTATCAAAAACGCACCGTGGCCGACTTCTTCCGTGATGTCGAAGAGAAGGGTTGGGGGCCAACGATGCGGGATCGGCGCATGTGGGGCAACATGCGAATGAGCCCGACCGATATCGCGGATGTCACCGGTTCCACCTATACGTTTCTACTCAACGGTATGGCTCCGGAGGAGAACTGGACCGCCCTCTTCAACCCCGGGGAAAAGGTTCGGCTGCGTTTCATCAACGGGTCGGCCATGAGCTATTTCGATGTCCGCATCCCCGGTCTCAAAATGACCGTCGTTCAGGCCGATGGACAGAACACCCAACCCGTGCCGGTCGACGAATTCCGGATTGGTATCGCCGAAACCTACGATGTGATTGTTGAGCCGGACGAGGATCGTGCCTACACCCTGTTCGCCGAGTCGATGAATCGTAGCGGCTTTGCCCGCGGCACCCTGTCGACCCGGGACGGCGACTCCGCGGCAATCCCCAAACGACGTCCGGCGCCGGTGCGTGGCATGGACAGCATGGGGATGGACATGGATATGGACATGGATATGGACATGGAGGGCTCCGGGTCGATGGATAACATGGATTCGTCCGGGAGTATGGCATCCATGGAAGAGTCGGGTCAGTCGATGGACATGAATATGGACATGGGGAACTCGATGGAGGAAATGAATCCTTCCAAAAACATGGCTTCCATGGAAAACCAAGGCGAATCGATGAACATGGACGGCCCCGCCGTGGAAGAGGGGCAGGCGAACCAACACGCCGCAATGGACGGCATGGTCGGGGATAGCTCCCGATCCGTGGAGCACGGACCGAACAATCACGGACCCGGAGCCGCCATGGTGGCCATGAACCCCCGCAGCCGTCTGGATGAGCCCGGTGTCGGACTGGAGAGCACCGATTCGCACCGGGTCCTGGTCTACTCCGACCTGAAAAGTCTCCACCCCTGGCCGGATCAGCGGAAGCCCGGCCGGGAGATCGAACTCCATTTGACCGGCAATATGGAACGTTACATGTGGTCGTTCGACGGCAAGAAGTTCTCGGAAGTGAAGGGACCGGTGAGATTCCACCACGGAGAGCGGCTGCGGCTCACTCTGGTGAACGACACCATGATGGACCACCCCATCCACCTGCATGGAATGTGGATGGAGCTGGATACCGGGGCGGGTCCGTTAAAGCCGCGCAAGCACACCATCAGCGTGAAGCCGGGGGAAAAGGTCTCGGCCCAAATCACCGCGGATGCACCGGGTGACTGGGCTTTCCATTGCCACCTGCTCTACCACATGAAAGCCGGCATGTTCCGTGTCGTCTCGGTCGCTTAA
- a CDS encoding 3'-5' exonuclease codes for MNVLVFDIETIPDVDGGRRLYDLDGLSDKEVANILFHKRRQQTGNEFLRLHLHRVVAISAVLRHGEDQFKVWSLGDPDASEKELVQRFYDGLDRFTPTLVSWNGSGFDLPVLHYRALVHGIQAPRYWDSGDDDREFRWNNYLNRYHSRHLDLMDVLAAYQPRANAPLDEIATLLGFPGKMGMSGAKVWDTFQAGDIEDIRNYCETDVLNTYLVYLRFELMRGQLMPQAYEAECRRVREKLEEEGKPHFREFLAHWKSPPEPSPSLGTTENTECSRD; via the coding sequence GTGAATGTACTGGTATTTGATATTGAAACCATTCCCGACGTTGATGGCGGGCGACGGTTGTACGACCTCGACGGACTTAGCGACAAAGAGGTCGCAAATATCCTGTTCCACAAGCGACGTCAGCAGACCGGCAATGAGTTCCTGCGCCTGCACTTGCACCGGGTGGTGGCGATTTCCGCCGTGCTGCGGCATGGCGAGGACCAGTTCAAGGTGTGGTCTCTGGGCGATCCGGATGCCTCGGAAAAGGAACTGGTGCAGCGCTTCTACGACGGACTGGATCGATTCACGCCCACCCTGGTCTCCTGGAACGGCAGCGGTTTCGACCTCCCGGTCCTGCATTACCGCGCGCTGGTACACGGCATCCAGGCCCCGCGCTACTGGGATTCAGGGGACGATGATCGGGAGTTCCGCTGGAACAACTATCTGAACCGGTATCACAGTCGCCACCTGGATCTGATGGATGTGCTGGCCGCCTATCAGCCCCGGGCCAACGCCCCGCTGGACGAGATTGCAACCCTGCTGGGCTTCCCCGGCAAGATGGGAATGAGCGGTGCCAAGGTGTGGGACACCTTCCAGGCGGGAGATATCGAGGACATCCGGAACTACTGCGAAACGGACGTGCTCAATACCTATCTGGTCTATCTGCGCTTTGAACTGATGCGGGGACAGCTGATGCCGCAGGCCTACGAGGCCGAATGCCGGCGCGTGCGGGAGAAACTGGAAGAGGAGGGCAAGCCCCATTTCCGGGAGTTCCTCGCCCACTGGAAAAGTCCGCCCGAGCCTTCACCTTCCCTTGGAACCACTGAGAACACTGAGTGTTCCAGGGATTGA
- a CDS encoding cupin domain-containing protein yields the protein MGSEGDFVTRLRHTRYPEVTPYRTKDGSEIRELMHPAVQGNTEQSLAEATLPVGGKTLLHLHYRSEELYHVSSGEGWLQLGGDRIAIGPGDTICIAPGTAHRLENSGTEPLRVLCCCSPPYSHGDTELLE from the coding sequence ATGGGATCCGAAGGCGATTTTGTGACTCGACTACGCCATACCCGCTATCCGGAGGTAACCCCCTATCGGACCAAAGATGGTTCCGAGATCCGGGAGTTGATGCACCCCGCCGTGCAGGGCAACACCGAGCAGAGCCTCGCCGAGGCGACGCTACCGGTGGGCGGCAAAACCCTGCTGCACCTTCACTACCGTTCGGAGGAGTTGTACCACGTCAGCAGTGGTGAGGGGTGGCTCCAATTGGGTGGAGATCGCATTGCCATCGGTCCCGGGGATACCATCTGTATTGCCCCGGGCACCGCCCACAGGCTGGAAAACAGCGGCACTGAACCTCTCCGGGTCCTGTGTTGCTGTTCTCCACCCTACTCTCACGGAGACACGGAGTTGCTGGAGTGA
- a CDS encoding Hpt domain-containing protein — MMETALKVIDNELALEQAGGSLELAHELFAMLLKELPQFDSGIQAAFERCDWETLQQSVHKLTGAAIYCGVPALKSASERLDKKLKRGQNDDVGPDVDNLLEEIHRVQEHAHLRIG; from the coding sequence ATGATGGAAACAGCACTCAAGGTCATCGACAACGAATTGGCCCTGGAGCAGGCCGGAGGCAGCCTCGAGCTGGCCCATGAACTGTTTGCAATGCTGCTCAAGGAGTTGCCACAGTTCGATAGCGGTATCCAGGCGGCCTTTGAACGCTGCGATTGGGAAACGCTACAACAGAGTGTCCATAAGCTCACCGGCGCAGCCATTTACTGCGGGGTCCCCGCCTTGAAATCCGCTTCGGAGAGACTGGACAAGAAACTCAAGCGCGGTCAGAACGACGATGTCGGCCCGGATGTCGACAACCTGCTGGAGGAAATCCATCGGGTGCAGGAGCACGCCCATTTGCGGATCGGATAA